A region from the Sphingomonas brevis genome encodes:
- the rsmH gene encoding 16S rRNA (cytosine(1402)-N(4))-methyltransferase RsmH, translating to MTSGAAHLPVLLQEVVTGLAVVPGETLVDGTFGAGGYARAILAAGAGRVIGFDRDPDAIANGPSLIDDDRLTLIEERFSQMDRVLAERGLLPVDGIALDIGVSSMQLDQGDRGFSFQKDGPLDMRMSQSGETAAEFLNHAEEGEIARVLKDYGEEPRARAVARAIVAARPLTRTAELAAVVRRALGYRQGQKSDPATRTFQAIRIHLNAELDELEQGLRAAERSLRPGGRLAVVTFHSLEDRIVKRFLKTRSGDVPAGSRHRPMIAPGPAPTFEQVAKPVSPSEAELARNPRARSARLRTAIRTAAPAWDQERGVQTRRAVQ from the coding sequence ATGACCAGCGGCGCCGCCCATCTGCCGGTGCTGCTTCAAGAGGTCGTAACGGGTCTCGCCGTCGTCCCCGGCGAGACCCTAGTCGACGGCACCTTCGGAGCAGGCGGCTACGCCAGGGCCATTTTGGCGGCCGGTGCGGGCCGGGTGATCGGGTTCGACCGCGATCCCGACGCCATCGCCAACGGCCCCTCGCTGATCGACGACGACCGGCTAACCCTGATCGAGGAGCGGTTCAGCCAGATGGACCGCGTGTTGGCCGAACGTGGCTTGCTGCCGGTCGACGGTATAGCGCTCGACATCGGCGTGTCGTCGATGCAACTCGACCAGGGCGATCGCGGCTTTTCATTCCAGAAAGACGGCCCGCTCGACATGCGGATGAGCCAGTCGGGCGAAACCGCAGCCGAATTCCTTAACCATGCCGAAGAGGGCGAGATTGCCCGCGTCCTCAAGGACTATGGGGAGGAGCCGCGCGCTCGCGCGGTTGCCCGCGCCATCGTCGCTGCAAGACCGTTGACCCGAACGGCCGAGCTGGCGGCGGTGGTGCGCAGGGCGCTGGGTTATCGCCAGGGTCAGAAGAGCGACCCGGCGACCCGCACCTTCCAGGCCATCCGAATCCATTTGAACGCAGAGCTTGACGAGCTGGAGCAAGGACTCCGGGCCGCCGAGCGGTCGCTTCGTCCCGGCGGCCGCTTGGCGGTGGTCACTTTCCACAGCCTGGAAGACCGGATCGTCAAACGCTTCCTCAAGACTCGCAGCGGAGACGTTCCCGCAGGATCGCGCCATCGGCCGATGATCGCGCCCGGGCCCGCCCCGACTTTCGAACAAGTTGCCAAGCCGGTCTCGCCATCCGAGGCCGAGCTGGCCCGAAACCCGCGCGCGCGCTCGGCGCGACTCCGTACCGCAATTCGAACCGCGGCGCCCGCGTGGGACCAGGAGAGGGGGGTGCAAACCCGGAGGGCTGTACAATGA
- a CDS encoding peptidoglycan D,D-transpeptidase FtsI family protein: MNAPTPALVARPERLRLVGQRRQILAVMHQRLMFGMLVYAGIVAIIALRLIYLAAFGDHAGRKNGLVNLTPERGDIVDREGQALARTIDAWTIGLQPGKVIGNKLDVAEKLAVLMPEKDTATYLAMLRSGRNFYYLRRRAPPRLVAAINTLGEPGLALEREPDRLYPQTSLAAHVVGFTDIDGKGNAGIERAFDEQLRDPARRGQPIVLSISSRIQQALEHELGEAMTHFSAIGAAGVVMDIHTGEVLAMTSLPQLNPNAAGQGTPEARFNRATLGVYELGSTFKPFTVAMAMDSGVVRSMGQMYPCPDALHAYGHSITDTHPFGRPCSVAEIMKESSNIGTAQIAAQLGKTRQEAFLRKMGFLDKVNIELKERGRTLTPGSRWGPFETMTVGFGHAIAVTPLHLATGYATLFNGGIYRPATLLKVDRNHPVGQGHRVFTEDTSYKMRALLRLVVTEGTGKKADAPGYRIGGKTGTAEKIVGGRYTSAAVVTSFAGVFPMDEPRYVIVVMLDEPKATAETYGFHTAGWNVAPVVSKTVSRIAPMLGVRPDKRREPNLAEVLPYVHEKAE, encoded by the coding sequence ATGAACGCCCCGACGCCCGCTCTCGTCGCCCGGCCCGAGCGGCTCCGTCTGGTCGGACAGCGGCGGCAGATACTTGCCGTAATGCACCAGCGGCTGATGTTCGGCATGCTGGTCTATGCCGGAATTGTCGCGATCATCGCTCTCAGGCTGATTTATCTTGCTGCGTTCGGCGATCATGCCGGCCGCAAGAACGGCCTCGTCAACCTGACGCCAGAACGCGGCGACATCGTCGATCGCGAAGGCCAGGCCCTGGCCCGGACAATCGATGCCTGGACCATCGGCCTGCAGCCGGGGAAGGTTATCGGCAACAAGCTCGACGTGGCCGAGAAGCTGGCCGTGCTGATGCCCGAAAAGGACACGGCGACCTATCTCGCCATGCTGCGCTCAGGGCGCAATTTCTATTACCTCCGGCGGCGGGCGCCGCCGCGGCTGGTGGCGGCGATCAACACGCTGGGCGAGCCGGGCCTGGCGCTGGAGCGCGAGCCCGACCGACTCTATCCGCAGACGAGCCTCGCCGCGCACGTCGTCGGCTTTACCGACATCGACGGCAAGGGGAATGCCGGGATCGAGCGCGCGTTCGACGAGCAGTTGCGCGATCCCGCCCGGCGCGGCCAGCCGATTGTGCTCAGCATTTCCAGCCGAATCCAGCAGGCGCTGGAACATGAGCTGGGCGAGGCGATGACCCACTTCTCGGCGATCGGCGCCGCCGGCGTGGTCATGGACATCCATACTGGCGAGGTGCTGGCGATGACGTCGCTGCCGCAACTCAATCCGAACGCGGCCGGGCAAGGCACGCCGGAGGCTCGGTTCAACCGCGCTACCCTTGGCGTTTATGAGCTCGGCTCGACCTTCAAGCCGTTCACCGTGGCGATGGCGATGGATTCGGGCGTCGTCCGTTCGATGGGGCAAATGTATCCCTGTCCCGATGCGCTTCACGCCTATGGCCACAGCATTACGGATACCCACCCGTTCGGGCGCCCTTGCTCGGTAGCCGAGATCATGAAGGAGAGCTCCAATATCGGCACGGCGCAGATTGCCGCGCAGCTGGGCAAAACCCGCCAGGAGGCTTTCCTCCGGAAAATGGGCTTTCTCGACAAGGTCAACATCGAGCTCAAGGAGCGCGGCCGTACGCTTACGCCGGGTTCGCGCTGGGGCCCGTTCGAGACGATGACTGTCGGCTTCGGCCACGCCATCGCCGTGACCCCGCTGCACCTCGCAACAGGCTACGCGACCCTGTTCAATGGTGGCATCTACCGCCCGGCGACCCTCCTCAAAGTCGACCGCAATCACCCGGTCGGGCAGGGGCACCGCGTGTTCACCGAGGATACCAGCTACAAGATGCGCGCTCTGCTCCGCCTCGTGGTGACCGAAGGCACTGGCAAGAAGGCCGACGCGCCCGGCTATCGCATTGGCGGCAAGACCGGCACTGCAGAAAAGATTGTCGGCGGCCGCTACACGTCGGCGGCAGTAGTCACGTCATTCGCGGGCGTGTTCCCGATGGACGAACCGCGCTATGTAATCGTCGTCATGCTCGACGAGCCCAAGGCCACGGCCGAAACCTATGGCTTCCACACGGCCGGCTGGAACGTGGCGCCGGTAGTGTCGAAAACCGTTAGCCGGATTGCACCGATGCTCGGCGTCCGGCCTGACAAGCGCCGTGAGCCGAACCTGGCTGAAGTGCTTCCCTACGTTCACGAAAAAGCGGAATAG
- a CDS encoding UDP-N-acetylmuramoyl-L-alanyl-D-glutamate--2,6-diaminopimelate ligase, producing MQLGELADIISDSEVTGFALDHRKVAPGNIFGAFRGSRFNGEDFIGEAIRRGASAIVARPDARVDGVPHLADDEPRRLFAQLAARFFAPYPDAIVAVTGTNGKTSTVELTRQLWRMAGYRSASIGTLGVTTADDQVKTGLTTPDIVTFLSNMAGMDRMGISHVAYEASSHGLDQYRAEGVPVKAAAFTNFSRDHLDYHSSMEEYFAAKMRLFDEVVEDDGVAVVWTGDARSEEVIGHARRRGLKLVTVGPDGETIELKSRTSTPLGQALVLRHEGKEHKLALPLIGAYQMNNVLTAAGLVLATGGDWATTLAGMARVSPVRGRLERAVISHAGAPVYVDYAHTPDAIEAAIAALRPHVEGRLITVLGAGGDRDEGKRPEMGAVAARLSDIVIVTDDNPRSEDPAAIRKAVLAGAPTAIEVGDRRAAIGEAIAMAKAGDIVLVAGKGHEQGQIIGDQVLPFDDVNVARECAA from the coding sequence ATGCAATTGGGCGAGCTCGCCGATATCATCAGCGATTCCGAAGTGACCGGCTTTGCGCTCGACCACCGCAAGGTCGCGCCCGGCAATATATTCGGGGCCTTCCGGGGATCTCGGTTCAACGGCGAGGATTTTATCGGCGAGGCGATACGGCGCGGCGCCTCGGCGATCGTCGCCCGGCCCGACGCCAGGGTAGACGGTGTCCCCCATCTGGCGGACGACGAGCCCCGCAGGCTGTTCGCGCAGCTCGCGGCAAGGTTTTTTGCGCCGTATCCGGACGCAATCGTCGCGGTTACCGGGACCAACGGCAAGACTTCGACGGTCGAGCTGACGCGGCAGCTGTGGCGGATGGCGGGCTACCGGTCGGCTTCGATCGGCACGCTCGGCGTCACGACGGCAGATGACCAGGTGAAGACCGGGCTCACGACGCCCGACATCGTCACCTTCCTCAGCAACATGGCCGGCATGGATCGAATGGGGATAAGCCATGTCGCCTATGAGGCATCGAGCCACGGCCTCGACCAATATCGTGCGGAGGGTGTGCCGGTGAAGGCCGCGGCATTCACCAATTTCAGCCGCGACCATCTCGATTATCACTCGTCGATGGAGGAGTATTTCGCGGCCAAGATGCGGCTGTTCGACGAGGTAGTCGAAGACGATGGCGTTGCGGTCGTGTGGACCGGAGACGCCCGGTCGGAAGAGGTGATTGGCCATGCCAGGCGGCGCGGACTGAAGCTGGTCACGGTCGGGCCGGACGGGGAGACGATCGAGCTCAAATCGCGCACGTCGACGCCGCTGGGGCAAGCGCTCGTGCTTCGCCACGAGGGCAAGGAACATAAGCTCGCGCTGCCGCTGATCGGCGCCTACCAGATGAACAATGTGCTGACTGCCGCCGGGCTGGTGCTGGCGACAGGCGGCGACTGGGCCACGACTCTGGCCGGAATGGCACGCGTATCGCCGGTGCGCGGCCGGCTCGAGCGGGCGGTGATCAGCCACGCCGGGGCGCCGGTCTATGTCGATTATGCCCATACGCCCGACGCGATCGAGGCGGCGATTGCTGCCCTGCGGCCGCATGTGGAAGGCCGGCTGATCACCGTGCTCGGCGCCGGCGGCGACCGCGACGAAGGCAAAAGACCCGAGATGGGTGCGGTCGCGGCGCGGCTAAGCGACATCGTGATCGTCACCGACGACAATCCAAGAAGCGAGGATCCGGCGGCCATCCGTAAGGCGGTGCTGGCCGGCGCTCCCACTGCCATCGAAGTTGGCGACAGGCGCGCGGCGATCGGCGAAGCAATCGCCATGGCCAAGGCGGGCGACATCGTGTTGGTGGCGGGCAAGGGGCATGAACAAGGACAGATCATAGGGGACCAGGTGCTTCCGTTCGACGATGTGAATGTGGCGCGGGAGTGCGCCGCGTGA
- a CDS encoding UDP-N-acetylmuramoyl-tripeptide--D-alanyl-D-alanine ligase has product MTAQSPQLWTSQEIVAATGGILQGDSFEVSGVTFDSREVEPGWLFVAMPGTVADGHDYVARALAAGAAGLLVSRPGANSYGGPHILVDDVPRALIDLAIASRNRCGGKIIGVTGSVGKTSTKEALYEALERYSKGRVHRSVKSYNNHTGVPLSLARMPRDCEFAVLEMGMNAAGEIAALTRLIRPHVAMVTTIASAHIEHLGSMEAIADAKAEIFWGLEPNGLAIVPEDSVYRDRLVKAARKHAARTITFGHGEADVAVVHAVRSEHGGSLVTARLVESDLTYTIAQRGDHWVTNSLAVLAAVEAVGADLAIAGLALADMGGLKGRGERHRIAVDGGSYLLIDESYNANAASMAATLKALGEEQGVERRIAVLGPMRELGEHAEEIHAGLAPSVLDAKVDQLILVGEDMRPLERAIGAAVPMTRADNVDQACAALAAMVRPGDAVLVKASNSIGLAKLVEYMVKEPACSIG; this is encoded by the coding sequence GTGACCGCCCAGAGCCCCCAACTTTGGACGTCGCAAGAGATTGTCGCGGCCACCGGCGGCATACTGCAAGGTGACTCGTTCGAAGTTTCGGGTGTCACCTTTGACAGCAGGGAAGTGGAGCCTGGCTGGCTGTTCGTGGCGATGCCGGGAACGGTCGCGGATGGACATGATTATGTTGCCAGGGCGCTGGCGGCTGGGGCGGCGGGATTGCTCGTATCCAGGCCGGGCGCCAATAGTTACGGGGGCCCGCATATCCTCGTTGACGATGTTCCCAGGGCGTTGATCGACCTTGCAATTGCATCACGCAATCGTTGTGGGGGTAAAATAATTGGCGTAACCGGTTCGGTCGGCAAGACCTCGACCAAGGAAGCGCTTTATGAAGCGCTGGAGCGCTACTCCAAAGGCCGGGTTCACCGCTCGGTAAAAAGCTACAACAACCACACCGGCGTCCCGCTGAGCCTGGCGCGGATGCCGCGCGACTGCGAGTTTGCCGTGCTGGAGATGGGCATGAACGCGGCCGGCGAGATTGCGGCGCTGACCCGGCTCATCCGTCCGCATGTCGCGATGGTCACGACGATCGCTTCGGCCCATATCGAGCATCTCGGGTCGATGGAGGCAATTGCCGACGCCAAGGCCGAGATTTTCTGGGGGCTGGAGCCGAACGGCCTGGCCATCGTGCCGGAGGACAGCGTCTACCGCGACCGGCTGGTAAAGGCGGCGCGCAAACATGCCGCAAGGACGATCACCTTTGGGCATGGCGAAGCCGATGTCGCGGTGGTGCATGCGGTGCGGTCCGAACATGGCGGCAGCCTCGTGACGGCGCGGCTGGTCGAGAGCGACCTGACCTACACGATTGCCCAAAGGGGCGATCATTGGGTGACCAATTCGCTCGCGGTGCTGGCAGCGGTCGAAGCGGTCGGCGCCGATCTTGCAATTGCCGGACTGGCGCTGGCCGACATGGGCGGGCTCAAGGGCCGCGGTGAACGGCACCGGATCGCGGTCGACGGTGGAAGCTATCTGCTGATCGATGAAAGCTACAACGCCAATGCGGCGTCGATGGCGGCGACGCTAAAGGCGCTGGGCGAGGAGCAGGGCGTCGAGCGGCGGATCGCTGTGCTGGGGCCGATGCGCGAGCTTGGCGAACATGCCGAGGAAATCCATGCCGGACTGGCGCCTTCGGTGCTGGACGCCAAGGTGGACCAGCTGATTTTGGTCGGAGAAGATATGCGGCCGTTGGAACGGGCGATCGGCGCCGCGGTGCCGATGACCCGAGCCGACAATGTCGATCAGGCTTGCGCGGCGCTGGCCGCGATGGTCCGACCAGGCGACGCGGTGTTGGTCAAGGCGTCGAACTCGATCGGGCTTGCCAAACTGGTCGAGTACATGGTGAAGGAACCGGCATGCTCTATTGGATAG
- the mraY gene encoding phospho-N-acetylmuramoyl-pentapeptide-transferase: MLYWIAEQLGFPGLLNLIRYISFRAGAATATALAIGLLLGPVFIRWLRAKQGKGQPIRADGPQSHLAKRGTPTMGGLLILISVAISVLLWMDLTNVYVWACLLVTGGFGLIGFLDDYDKVKKAHHAGLSARMRLFLEFAIAGLATWLMVRMSGTHLYMPFVQGAVIDLSWAYIAFGAFVIVAFGNSVNLTDGLDGLATMPVIIACMAFTLITYLVGNVKYATYLGLPHVPGAGDLTVLLLAVVGAGLAFLWFNAPPAAVFMGDTGSLALGGALGAVAVATHHEFVLVIVGGLFVLEAVSVVVQVFWFKRFGKRIFRMAPIHHHFEHLGWSEPTVVIRFWIISFILALAGLSTLKLR, encoded by the coding sequence ATGCTCTATTGGATAGCCGAGCAGCTCGGTTTCCCCGGCCTCCTCAACCTGATCCGCTACATCAGCTTCCGCGCCGGTGCGGCAACCGCGACGGCGCTCGCCATCGGCCTGCTGCTAGGCCCGGTGTTCATCCGCTGGCTTCGCGCCAAGCAGGGCAAGGGTCAGCCGATCCGCGCCGACGGGCCGCAGAGCCACCTCGCCAAGCGCGGCACGCCGACCATGGGCGGCCTCCTGATCCTGATCAGCGTCGCCATCTCGGTATTGCTGTGGATGGATTTGACCAATGTCTATGTCTGGGCCTGCCTGTTGGTCACCGGCGGGTTCGGGCTGATCGGGTTCCTCGACGATTACGACAAGGTGAAGAAGGCGCATCATGCCGGACTGTCGGCGCGCATGCGGCTGTTCCTGGAGTTCGCCATCGCGGGCCTCGCCACCTGGCTGATGGTGCGGATGTCGGGGACGCACCTTTACATGCCGTTCGTCCAGGGCGCGGTGATCGACCTTAGCTGGGCCTATATCGCTTTTGGTGCCTTTGTGATCGTCGCCTTTGGCAATTCGGTGAATTTGACCGACGGGCTCGATGGGCTGGCGACCATGCCCGTAATCATCGCCTGCATGGCGTTCACGCTGATTACCTACCTGGTCGGCAACGTGAAGTACGCGACCTACCTCGGCCTGCCGCATGTGCCGGGCGCCGGCGATCTGACCGTACTCCTGCTGGCGGTGGTCGGCGCGGGCCTTGCCTTCCTCTGGTTCAATGCGCCGCCGGCGGCTGTGTTCATGGGCGATACCGGCAGCCTCGCGCTGGGCGGAGCGCTAGGCGCGGTCGCGGTCGCGACCCATCATGAGTTCGTGCTGGTGATCGTCGGCGGGCTGTTCGTGCTGGAAGCGGTCAGCGTCGTCGTCCAGGTGTTCTGGTTCAAGCGGTTCGGCAAGCGCATCTTCCGGATGGCGCCCATCCACCATCACTTCGAGCATTTAGGATGGAGCGAGCCGACCGTGGTCATCCGCTTCTGGATTATCAGCTTCATCCTGGCGCTGGCCGGGCTATCCACACTCAAACTCAGGTGA
- the murD gene encoding UDP-N-acetylmuramoyl-L-alanine--D-glutamate ligase, with product MIAARAFAGKHYAVLGLARSGLATVEALLASGAKVTAWDDKEEARAKAPAGVELEDFVDGDLKRFDSIVVTPGLPLNRHSIAQRAREAGVEIIGDIELFARARAELPPHKVVGITGTNGKSTTTALVHHILKTAGWPTEMGGNIGLPILAQDPLPEGGVYVLELSSYQIDLTKSLDCDVAVLLNITPDHLDRYEDFEAYAASKLRLFEMQTPEHNMVVSVTEARDFDIPSQGVVASFIEDVFDFKALKPSEQRNWAALQGPHNLENASASVEVCDILKLSIEQIRDGLRTYPGLPHRMERIREKEGVLYVNDSKATNPTATAPALAAFPKIRWILGGQAKTDNLDECAPHFGHVVKAYTIGEAGEMFATLLSPQMEVAECVTLDEAVRAAASEALAGETVLLSPACASFDQFRDFEARGDAFRALVGEL from the coding sequence GTGATCGCAGCCCGGGCCTTCGCCGGAAAACATTATGCTGTCCTTGGGTTAGCGCGCAGCGGCCTGGCGACGGTCGAGGCGCTATTGGCCAGCGGTGCAAAGGTCACGGCGTGGGACGATAAGGAGGAGGCCAGGGCCAAGGCGCCCGCGGGCGTCGAGCTGGAAGACTTTGTCGATGGCGACCTCAAGCGCTTCGACTCCATCGTCGTTACGCCGGGCCTGCCCCTCAACCGCCACTCGATCGCCCAGCGGGCTCGCGAAGCCGGGGTCGAAATCATCGGCGATATCGAGCTGTTCGCCCGGGCGCGGGCGGAGCTTCCGCCGCACAAGGTGGTCGGGATCACCGGCACCAACGGCAAGTCGACCACCACCGCACTGGTCCATCACATTTTGAAGACGGCGGGCTGGCCGACTGAGATGGGCGGCAATATCGGCCTGCCGATCCTGGCCCAGGACCCGCTCCCCGAAGGCGGAGTCTATGTGCTGGAACTGTCGAGCTACCAGATCGACCTGACCAAGAGCCTCGATTGCGACGTCGCGGTGCTGCTCAACATCACGCCCGACCATCTCGATAGGTATGAAGATTTCGAGGCCTATGCGGCGTCGAAGCTGCGGTTGTTTGAGATGCAAACGCCCGAGCACAACATGGTTGTTAGCGTTACCGAGGCTCGCGACTTTGACATCCCTAGCCAAGGCGTTGTCGCGAGCTTCATCGAAGACGTCTTCGACTTCAAAGCCCTAAAGCCGAGCGAGCAGCGGAACTGGGCTGCACTTCAAGGTCCTCACAACCTAGAAAATGCTTCGGCTTCCGTAGAGGTTTGTGACATTCTTAAACTCTCAATTGAGCAAATCCGGGATGGCCTCCGCACCTACCCCGGCCTCCCGCATCGGATGGAGCGCATCCGCGAAAAAGAGGGCGTCCTCTACGTCAACGACAGCAAGGCGACCAACCCGACCGCGACCGCTCCGGCGCTTGCCGCCTTCCCAAAAATCCGCTGGATCCTCGGCGGGCAGGCCAAGACGGACAATCTCGACGAATGCGCCCCGCACTTCGGCCATGTCGTCAAGGCCTATACCATTGGCGAAGCGGGAGAAATGTTCGCCACCCTCTTGTCCCCGCAGATGGAAGTGGCAGAGTGCGTGACGCTGGATGAGGCGGTTCGCGCCGCCGCGTCGGAGGCTCTTGCTGGAGAGACGGTTTTGCTGTCACCGGCCTGCGCTTCCTTCGACCAGTTTCGGGATTTCGAGGCGCGCGGGGATGCGTTTCGTGCCCTGGTGGGGGAATTATGA
- a CDS encoding FtsW/RodA/SpoVE family cell cycle protein translates to MNQTITGRIKDATALVDPNRYGRSDRSTVGRWFWEIDRVLLLLLAVLIGVGLIAVAAASPAAAQRYSGGNVRVPELYYFYRQIAWIALSMPVMIAISMQPRERLKRLSLVGALICLVALALVPWLGAEVNGAKRWLNLGIGQFQPSEFLKPFFVISLAWLLSLREQDKSLPIFTLSAVVTGIVAFLLMRQPDFGSTIIFSAVWIAMLAIAGLNLRILVVLGLVGLIGVVMAYFFYDVATARIDAFLFGTGDNFQTENAMRTLTAGGLFGMGPGAGTRKFGLPEPQTDYIFSVIGEEFGLIACLAIALLYLGIVARVLVKLLDEESSFAILAAAGLVIEFGLQALINMAVNVQIAPSKGMTLPFISYGGSSMLALSIAMGLLLAFTRRNPYLTRSPYVVKWGGENIAR, encoded by the coding sequence ATGAACCAGACGATTACCGGCCGTATCAAGGACGCGACCGCGCTGGTCGATCCCAACCGTTATGGCCGGTCCGATCGCTCGACCGTCGGCCGCTGGTTCTGGGAGATCGACCGCGTCCTGCTGCTCCTGCTGGCGGTGCTGATCGGCGTCGGCCTGATCGCGGTCGCGGCCGCAAGCCCGGCGGCGGCGCAGCGCTACTCGGGTGGCAATGTCCGCGTGCCCGAGCTTTACTATTTCTACCGCCAGATCGCCTGGATCGCGCTGTCGATGCCGGTGATGATCGCCATTTCGATGCAACCGCGAGAACGATTGAAGCGCCTGTCGCTGGTCGGTGCGCTGATATGCCTCGTGGCGCTGGCGCTGGTCCCCTGGCTGGGGGCCGAGGTGAACGGCGCCAAGCGCTGGCTCAACCTGGGAATCGGCCAGTTCCAGCCGTCGGAGTTTCTGAAGCCCTTCTTCGTCATTTCGCTGGCCTGGCTGCTATCCTTGCGCGAACAGGACAAATCGCTGCCGATTTTCACCCTGTCGGCGGTGGTTACCGGCATTGTCGCATTCCTGCTGATGCGCCAGCCAGACTTCGGATCGACCATCATCTTTAGCGCAGTGTGGATCGCGATGCTGGCGATCGCCGGGCTCAACCTCCGCATCCTTGTCGTGCTGGGCTTGGTCGGGCTGATCGGCGTGGTGATGGCCTATTTCTTCTATGATGTAGCGACGGCGCGGATCGATGCCTTCCTGTTCGGCACCGGCGACAATTTCCAAACCGAAAATGCGATGCGGACGCTGACCGCAGGCGGCCTGTTCGGAATGGGGCCGGGAGCGGGGACGCGGAAGTTCGGGCTACCCGAGCCTCAGACCGACTATATTTTCTCGGTTATCGGCGAGGAGTTCGGCCTGATTGCCTGCCTGGCCATCGCCTTGCTCTATCTCGGCATCGTCGCCCGGGTGCTGGTGAAGCTGCTCGACGAGGAATCGAGCTTTGCGATTCTCGCCGCCGCCGGGCTGGTGATCGAATTCGGGTTGCAGGCGCTGATCAACATGGCCGTCAACGTCCAGATCGCGCCGTCCAAGGGCATGACCCTTCCGTTCATCAGCTATGGCGGCTCGTCGATGCTTGCTCTGTCGATTGCGATGGGATTGCTGCTCGCCTTCACGCGGCGAAACCCTTATCTGACCCGCTCGCCCTATGTGGTGAAATGGGGCGGGGAGAATATCGCTAGATGA
- the murG gene encoding undecaprenyldiphospho-muramoylpentapeptide beta-N-acetylglucosaminyltransferase, which yields MNITLAAGGTGGHMVPAHALAAELKRRGHGVMLVTDERGARIPALFQDVPTHILPAGRLGGGPIGWIKAASAVLAGRREAKALYREFTPDAVVGFGGYPAFPALLAASALNIPTILHEQNAVLGRVNRLLAGSADAIATSYPDVERLKPRFRRKVALVGNPVRESVSRLGTMPFPEFDETAPLKILVTGGSQGATVLGSVVPDALGMLQPKLRHRLQVVQQCRPDDIEAVRNRYAALNIPAELLTYIEDMPDKLAEAHLIIARAGASTIAELTAAGRPAILIPLPIATDDHQTVNAREMAKAGGARMIPQDEFMPEVLAAQIEAVAGDPQALSNAAERSLSVGRPHATKDLADLVERIAAGAAPLMVGRVVQPAREAPGIGVPA from the coding sequence ATGAATATTACCCTCGCCGCCGGGGGCACCGGCGGGCATATGGTTCCGGCCCATGCGCTTGCCGCCGAGCTGAAGCGGCGCGGCCATGGCGTAATGCTGGTCACCGACGAGCGCGGAGCGCGCATCCCGGCGCTGTTTCAAGACGTGCCGACGCATATCCTCCCCGCCGGGCGGCTGGGCGGGGGACCAATCGGCTGGATCAAGGCGGCCAGCGCGGTGCTGGCGGGGAGGCGCGAAGCCAAGGCGCTGTATCGCGAATTCACGCCTGACGCCGTGGTCGGCTTCGGTGGCTATCCGGCCTTCCCGGCGCTGTTGGCGGCAAGCGCGCTCAACATCCCGACCATCTTGCACGAGCAAAATGCGGTGCTCGGCCGGGTCAACCGGCTGCTGGCCGGGAGCGCCGACGCTATCGCCACATCCTATCCTGACGTCGAGCGGCTAAAGCCGCGCTTCCGGCGGAAAGTGGCGCTAGTCGGCAATCCGGTGCGGGAATCGGTGTCGCGGCTGGGGACCATGCCCTTTCCCGAATTCGACGAGACCGCGCCGCTCAAGATTCTGGTTACCGGGGGAAGCCAGGGCGCAACGGTGCTCGGTTCCGTGGTCCCGGATGCGCTGGGCATGCTGCAGCCCAAGCTCCGTCACCGCCTGCAGGTCGTGCAGCAATGCCGGCCCGACGATATCGAAGCGGTCCGCAATCGTTATGCCGCGCTCAACATCCCGGCCGAGCTGCTGACTTATATCGAGGACATGCCTGACAAGCTGGCCGAGGCGCATTTGATCATTGCCCGGGCCGGGGCATCAACAATTGCCGAGCTGACCGCGGCGGGACGACCCGCGATCCTGATTCCGCTGCCGATCGCCACCGACGATCACCAGACCGTCAATGCGCGGGAAATGGCCAAGGCAGGCGGGGCGCGGATGATCCCGCAGGACGAGTTCATGCCGGAAGTGCTGGCGGCGCAAATCGAGGCGGTGGCGGGCGACCCGCAGGCGCTCTCCAATGCCGCCGAGCGGTCGCTGTCGGTCGGCCGACCGCATGCCACCAAGGACCTCGCCGACCTGGTCGAGCGGATCGCCGCGGGAGCCGCGCCGCTGATGGTCGGGCGGGTCGTTCAGCCGGCTCGCGAGGCTCCGGGCATAGGGGTGCCGGCATGA